The proteins below are encoded in one region of Streptomyces roseirectus:
- a CDS encoding DUF6211 family protein, whose product MLRDRHPDCPQPGDIAQLKRGNSISADDTDSFVIVEDFPPTGRHLVLNLPVGHPGRADWAAAVPLHEIATLTRLEPTGTRTWTPAPDDLP is encoded by the coding sequence ATGCTACGCGACCGCCACCCCGACTGTCCCCAGCCAGGCGACATTGCCCAGCTCAAGAGGGGTAACAGCATCAGCGCCGACGACACCGACAGCTTCGTCATCGTCGAGGACTTCCCCCCGACCGGCCGGCACCTCGTGCTCAACCTTCCCGTCGGCCACCCCGGCCGCGCCGACTGGGCCGCCGCCGTTCCTCTGCACGAGATCGCCACCCTCACCAGACTTGAGCCGACCGGCACGCGTACCTGGACGCCGGCCCCGGACGACCTTCCATGA